In Cellulomonas sp. Y8, the genomic stretch GGTGCGGGGCAGCGCGACGACGGTGCCCGAGCTCGTCTCGGTGCAGGAGGGCGCCGTCGCGCTGGCGCGCAGCCAGTGGACCGACGCGGTCACGGCCCGGCTGCCGCGGCGCTGGGTCGAGGCGGTGCGCGGCGCGCTCGCCCCGACCGACGAGGTCCGGTCGGCGGCGGACGAGGCGCTGTCCCGGGTGGCGGTCGTGACCCGGCGGTCGCGGCTCGCGGTGACCCTGCTGGTGCTGGCCGTGGTGCTCGGCGTCGGTGCAGTCGCGGCGGCCGGCGCGGGCGCGTGGCGCACGTGGGGGTCGGGCACCGGCCCCGAGGACCTGCTCCGGCTGGGCTGGCCGCTCGCTGCGGGCCTCGCGGTGCTGGCGGTGCTGTGCGCGTGGCTCGCGGTACGCGCTCGGCGCGCGGCGGCGACCCGGCGCGCCGAGCGGGTGCGCCGGGACGGGCGCGAGGCGCTGGAGGGCGTCGCGCGGCGGTGCCTGGCGGAGCCGACGACGGCCGTGCTCGCGGAGCACCGGCGGGTCCGGGAGCTGGCCGCGGGGGCCCGCGAGGCCTGAGGGCTGCGCGCGGTCTGCCCGGGAGGCCTGACGCCCGGGCGGCGATGGGCCGGAGGCGGGCCGGGGCGGTGCCGGCGGGCCGGGGCGGTGCCGGAGGGCCAGGGCGGTGCCGGCCGGTCGCGGCGGTGCAGCCCCGGGATCACGGGGTGCCGAGCCGACCACAGGCCCCGGTGCCGTGCGTCGTCCCCAGGTCCGGCACGGGTGCCGCGCGCGGCCGGCGCGGGACCCGGCAGCGTCGTGTCCACGGCCGGCCCGCACGGGCGCCGGCCCCGGGCACCAGGAGGACGCATGGCGGTCAACGAGCTCACGGTCACGGTGGTCGGCTGGGTCGGCAGCGACCCGGTCCGCTACCTCGGCGACGACGGGCAGGTGCCGTTCACCAAGTTCCGGCTGGCCAGCACCCCGCGCGTGTACGACCGCGACCAGGACGGGTACGTCGACGCCGACACCAGCTGGTTCACGGTGAAGACGTTCCGGCACCTCGCGCTCAACGTCGCGGACGCGGTGCGTCGCGGGGAGCCCGTGGTCGTGCACGGCCGGCTCCGGCTGGTCGACTGGGTGGCACCCGACGGCCGGCCGCGGACGACGGCCGAGCTGACGGCGGACGCGGTGGGGCACGACCTGTCCCGCGGGACGACGCGGTTCACGCGGACGGTGCACGCGACGCGCGTTCCGGGCGGGCCCGGCGGGCCGGACGAGGACGGCGGACCGGGCGATGCGGACGAGGACAGGGACGGAGTGGTCGACGCGTCGGGGACGCCTGCCGGCGAGCCCGCCCCGGTCGACCTCAGCCTGGCGGTCGAGCTGCCGGACGACGACCCGCTGGGCGACGACCTCGCCCGGGCCGAGCGGCTCACGGCCTGAGGCGCACCGCCGGGCGGCTGCTCACGGCGACGGCGCGGTCCGACGGGCCGGGATCGCCTAGGCTGGGGGATCGCGCCGTCGCCCGGCACCGCGAGGTCGCCCGGCGCGCGCGACACCGGAACCGACGACCCCGAGGCGGACGAGAAGCCAGTGGCTGAGTTCATCTACAGCATGTACAAGGCGCGGAAGGCGCACGGCGACAAGGTCATCCTCGACGACGTCTCGCTGAACTTCCTGCCCGGCGCCAAGATCGGCGTCGTCGGGCCGAACGGCGCGGGCAAGTCGACCATCCTCAAGATCATGGCCGGGCTCGACCAGCCCTCCAACGGCGAGGCGCGCCTCAGCCCCGGCTTCACGGTCGGCATCCTCCAGC encodes the following:
- a CDS encoding single-stranded DNA-binding protein, with the translated sequence MAVNELTVTVVGWVGSDPVRYLGDDGQVPFTKFRLASTPRVYDRDQDGYVDADTSWFTVKTFRHLALNVADAVRRGEPVVVHGRLRLVDWVAPDGRPRTTAELTADAVGHDLSRGTTRFTRTVHATRVPGGPGGPDEDGGPGDADEDRDGVVDASGTPAGEPAPVDLSLAVELPDDDPLGDDLARAERLTA